The genomic stretch cctccgcCAGCTTTGATGGAGGAAGGCGTGGACGTCAGCGGCTGCCCCCGGGCCCTCCCCGTGTCCTGTAGCAGCCGATGGTGGGACAGGGCCCTGGTGCTCGAGGTCACCCTGCCACCACCCCCCCAACCGGCAGTGGCGAGGCAGCGGCCAGCCCGGCTTCCCTGTGGGCACGAGcgggcacagggcagggctgggtgcccCTGCGAGCCGCccaccctgctctgcctccccccgCAGCGCCCTGCCCGCCCACCCACGCGTCCGCTGGGCAGCCTTATCTGTAGACGGGCAGGCGGATGTGGGCGTGCTGGTGGTCGAGCAGCCGGGGCACAGCCACCGTCTCGTAGCCCTTGCCCAGCATCTGCTCCTTGATGCAGGGCGGCCGGATGTCGTTGATGAGATACTCCAGCGACTGCAGGCTGCTGCTCAGCACCGACGTGTTGCACACACTCTTGCTGGGCAGGCCCGCCAGGGCGTCCGCGGGAGGCCCGGCCAGCTCCCGGGCTGCCCCGGGCCCCAGCTCGGTGACCGCCACGGCCGCCGCCGGGTTGTAGCAGTCGCTGGTGGGGGTCACCAGCACGCTGTTCCAGGGCGCAGCGAAGTACTGGCCCACGGTGAAGCCGGCGGGCAGCCCCACCCCGCAGTTGAGGGGCGACCCGCTGGCCCACTCGTACGCCCGGGCCCCGCAGGCCTCAGGGGACTTGCTGGCCACCGTGCTACTGCTGTAGGCACGCAGTGGCTGGGGCGGCGGCGGGGGTGGCTTCTGTGGCCACAGCAGGTAATCCAGGCCACCGTCTGCGTACCCTGCGGGCTTGGTGGCCCCGGCGAGTGTCAAGGCCGGGGTGGCTCCCTGGCCCAGCTCGGTGCCTTTGCGGCAGTCGGGCAGACCGGCGGCGGCCGCGTAGGCCGTGCCGGGGAAGCCGGGCCCGTGCTTGGCCGGGCAGGCGGCGGGCGCGGCGCCGGGGGCCTGGCACTGCTGGTTGAGCTGGTAGAGGATGCTGTGGATGGAGGGCAGGTTGGAAGGCGGCAGGGCCAGGCCTCGGCCCGGCAGGGGGACGACGGAGGCGGCGGGGGCAGCGGCGGGCAGGCTGGGCGGCGGGGCAGGCGCCTCGGGCGGCTTGGGGTAGGCCGGGGGCCCCAGAGTGCCGGGCGCCGGGTAGGGCGCGATGCCCACCTGCACGGCGGCCGGCGACAGCTTGGTCCGCTTGCCCTCGGCGCTCTTGAGCACGCCTCTGCCGGGCCCCGCGGGGGCGGCCGCGCCGGAGGAGGAGGCTGCGGCCTTGACGACGGCCAGGAGGCCCTGGTAGCCGGCGGGCTGCTGCGGGTAGGGGCTGTAGCGCTGGCCGCCGGTGTCGTAGCCGTTGACCGTGCGGCCGAGGTGCTTGTGCTGGGGCACGCGGATGTTGGTGGGGAAGATCTTGATGGACAGCGGGCTGTTGGCCACCTTCTCGGCGTAGGCGTCCAGCTCGGCCGGGCTCGGGTAGCGGGAGGAATGCATGGAGCTGGCGGCCGCCTCGCCTGCAGGGGGCGACACCCAGGTCAGAGCCCACCGGGGTCCCGcggccacccccccccccgccccccacgggGCCCAcgcgcccgcccctccccccgttccttccatatttttaaactttggatTTATGTGTAAAGTACAAAAAGGACACAGCGTACAGCGTAAGCTTGAGGAACAGCCACGGAAGGAACACACCTGTGTGATCACACCCAGGCCAAGAGACAGGACATGGCTAGTCCCCTGCGCCCCCACGGGTCCCCAACCACGCCCGTGTTTACCCTTAGCCTGACTCTGACAACACGCACTGCTCCTGCCTGGGTTTGTACGTGGTGAGAGGGACTCCTACGGCACATGCTCAATTGCACCTGGCCTGTCCCTAATGCCACGTGAGCCTCATCCAGGTGGCTGCGTGTGGCAGAGTCTGTCGTTCTCACTGCTCTGCGGTGCTGTCGTGTGTCTACACCACAGTCTACCCAGCTTTCTACCCTTGATGGCGTCTGGGGGGTTTGCAGCTGGTCCAAATAGCACCGCGACCCCCGGCGCAGGCGTGGGTTCTGTTGAGGACACGCCCTCGTCACAGGGAGGCACCTGCCCAGCGTGAGGAGAAAATGCCCGACAGTTGGCCCAGAGGTCGTGCCAGGCTACAGTCCGCCCGCAGAGCACAGGCGTCCCGCTGGCTCCGCACCCTCAAAGACGCTCAGTGTCGTCTTTGACTTGTTCTCCGTTCTGGTGGGTGTCAGTTCCCTCTGTCCCTTTTCTTGTCCTTTGGTGCCTCCCCTCCTCGCCTGTAAAACGGGGCGATGCCCACCTGCTCCCACGTGCACAGAGCGTGGCACGGGGCCTGGTGCCCGGGGAGGCCGTGCCGGGGCAGCTGTTGGCTTTCCCCTTGCCCAGTgtggagggaggtgaggagggggttcatcccctgccccctgctcgcTACCTGTCCCATCCCTTAGTGTGCCGGCCACCTGCAAGGCCAACATGGCAGCCACTGCCTTTTTAGTGAGCTGTCAACGCAGGGCTCAGGGCTGCGCTGTGTGTGACAGGCTGGCTGTCCCTACTGTTAGTGGGCACAGCTGGCCCTGCCAGCAGAGGTGGGTCACCGGCAGACAGACCGCTTGCTCTCATCCAAAGCCCCTCCCTGGCCCGGAGCCATCCCCAGGTGCAGCCCGGGGCCTTCCCTGGGGCCCACTGGGCAGGGAGAGTGGCGGCTCCATGAGCAGGTGGAATGGCCCTGGGCAAgctgcgcctcagtttccccacatgtgGAATGGGAGTGGTGATTGTGCCAGGTCTGCAGGGTGGCCTCGAGGAATGTCAATGTCAGTGATGACAGGGGCGAGGTGCACAGTAGGTGCTGGGGGAGCATGACTCCCAGGGGGACTTGGGAGAGGGGCTTTGCcattctgagccttagtttcctcgtctgtaaaatgggggcgaTGCTGCTGCTAACACCACCTcccagggcagctgggagggTCTGACCAGTCCCGTGTGGTGGCGGCGGTATCAGAAGCTGGTGCTCCGTGTGTGGGGTATTAATACCTCCCCGCCTGTCCGGGGACGGGGCCCTCCTGGGACGGGAAGGGGCAGGGGGCACATGCTGCCCTTCTGACTGCCACCGGTGGGGCTGGCATTGTGGCTGGGGGTGGAGCACAGACCTGCTACCTTCCCTAGGCCTCCCCAGTGATCAGGAGGCCACATGCCACGTCCCTTCTTCTAGAGCCTCCCCCCCGACCCCTCATGGGCTCACAGGCAAATGAGATTCGTGCTGTGATGGGAGGTATAGGCGGTGTTGGGACACAGGGAGACCCAGCCGGGGCCTCACAGAGATCTTTCTGGAAGGAACAGCATCCCGGTTAAGTCCTGAGGTGCTGGTGGGAGGcagtgaggagggaggagagaaacagATTCAGGCAGAGGAAACGGCCTGGGCAAAGGTGCGGAGGTGACAAAGTGTGTCCCCATGGGAACTGTACATAATCCAGGACACAAGCAGGAGCCCAGAGCAGGCTTACGGAGGACGGGTGACCCAGAGAGGTGGCCTGGGAGGGCCTtgggccagagcagggagacCCTCCTCCCTGCGGGACAGCGCTTCTCACTGCAAGCGTCTGGCCACGTCTGCAGACGGGTTTGGCTGTCATGGCCAGCAGTGGAGGTGCCTCTGGGACCTGCGGGGTGGGAACCGGAGACGCTGCcgaacatcctgcaatgcacggGACAGTCCTCACCACCAGGGATTGTCCAGCCAGGTGGCAGCAGGACTCAGGTATCGGGCAGCGGGGAAGGTTTTAAGCAGGGTGGGGCGGGCCAGGCTTATGGTTTAGGAAGCCCATTCCCCTCTGTCCTGGGGTGACGGTGCGGTACGAGCCGGACAGGGGGAACTAGGCAGCACCGAGCACCCCGAGGGGGCTGGGCCAGCCCCTCTGTCCCTCCGGCCTAACCTGGGCTGGGGCCGACCCCTCCTAAGTGGCCTAAAATAAACTCAGTGTGGAGAATGGAAATGTCACTTTGGCCAACGGGGGAATCTTTCTCCGAGATTGGATTTAAACTACATCATACAAGCAATTTCATGGGCACTTAGCGCCACTCGGAGAGTCCCGCAAAAAAGGGACCAGCTCTTCATTTACCAGCCATAAATCAGCAGTTGCTATAATGAGCacaaaaatgtcacttttatgc from Lemur catta isolate mLemCat1 chromosome 21, mLemCat1.pri, whole genome shotgun sequence encodes the following:
- the FAM222A gene encoding protein FAM222A isoform X3 encodes the protein MHSSRYPSPAELDAYAEKVANSPLSIKIFPTNIRVPQHKHLGRTVNGYDTGGQRYSPYPQQPAGYQGLLAVVKAAASSSGAAAPAGPGRGVLKSAEGKRTKLSPAAVQVGIAPYPAPGTLGPPAYPKPPEAPAPPPSLPAAAPAASVVPLPGRGLALPPSNLPSIHSILYQLNQQCQAPGAAPAACPAKHGPGFPGTAYAAAAGLPDCRKGTELGQGATPALTLAGATKPAGYADGGLDYLLWPQKPPPPPPQPLRAYSSSTVASKSPEACGARAYEWASGSPLNCGVGLPAGFTVGQYFAAPWNSVLVTPTSDCYNPAAAVAVTELGPGAARELAGPPADALAGLPSKSVCNTSVLSSSLQSLEYLINDIRPPCIKEQMLGKGYETVAVPRLLDHQHAHIRLPVYR
- the FAM222A gene encoding protein FAM222A isoform X1, producing MLACLQRTQNPPGQHLACPSKSLELRKCEAAASSMHSSRYPSPAELDAYAEKVANSPLSIKIFPTNIRVPQHKHLGRTVNGYDTGGQRYSPYPQQPAGYQGLLAVVKAAASSSGAAAPAGPGRGVLKSAEGKRTKLSPAAVQVGIAPYPAPGTLGPPAYPKPPEAPAPPPSLPAAAPAASVVPLPGRGLALPPSNLPSIHSILYQLNQQCQAPGAAPAACPAKHGPGFPGTAYAAAAGLPDCRKGTELGQGATPALTLAGATKPAGYADGGLDYLLWPQKPPPPPPQPLRAYSSSTVASKSPEACGARAYEWASGSPLNCGVGLPAGFTVGQYFAAPWNSVLVTPTSDCYNPAAAVAVTELGPGAARELAGPPADALAGLPSKSVCNTSVLSSSLQSLEYLINDIRPPCIKEQMLGKGYETVAVPRLLDHQHAHIRLPVYR
- the FAM222A gene encoding protein FAM222A isoform X2, producing MAAVHLSGIQGEAAASSMHSSRYPSPAELDAYAEKVANSPLSIKIFPTNIRVPQHKHLGRTVNGYDTGGQRYSPYPQQPAGYQGLLAVVKAAASSSGAAAPAGPGRGVLKSAEGKRTKLSPAAVQVGIAPYPAPGTLGPPAYPKPPEAPAPPPSLPAAAPAASVVPLPGRGLALPPSNLPSIHSILYQLNQQCQAPGAAPAACPAKHGPGFPGTAYAAAAGLPDCRKGTELGQGATPALTLAGATKPAGYADGGLDYLLWPQKPPPPPPQPLRAYSSSTVASKSPEACGARAYEWASGSPLNCGVGLPAGFTVGQYFAAPWNSVLVTPTSDCYNPAAAVAVTELGPGAARELAGPPADALAGLPSKSVCNTSVLSSSLQSLEYLINDIRPPCIKEQMLGKGYETVAVPRLLDHQHAHIRLPVYR